Proteins encoded within one genomic window of Fragaria vesca subsp. vesca linkage group LG1, FraVesHawaii_1.0, whole genome shotgun sequence:
- the LOC101302301 gene encoding putative U-box domain-containing protein 50-like, which yields MDSRAEKVYVAVGNDIQDGFKTLEWTLKKWNSQLISIVILHVAHDISKDFIYTPFGKLPASSMNDEKLEVLMKYEQKKTDKLLRKYLAFCGQVKAEILTVEKCEQPIHKVIMDLILRHQITRLIMGFTFLKTSSTWRIKSAVSAAFYIHHHKPDFCELFVICGGRLVFLRGENDKGTMEDDQGVIVAKLREKASFKGWLAKMFNETSATSPDGTTANANSPTNSQNSWECHVQEIEDYFQHLLSLKLEEDCEQEKDDVPNNPMESDMIAAEDMKTKLKEAQDIIELKRKEARANADRQTKAQWAISLCNFRAEELEAQIKEELKNRAELKKTLDCEKEQLHEVVTDTGESNSRLNSLMELQFELSNKLQITTSAKSNTESQLEMAISTREEMVREIEELRQHRDVLLRRIEFCKEKDVIGMVGRLTDTSCGFKKYTAEEIRLATNNFSERLRIKPGGDWNTTMYRGRINHATVAIKILNYAKGESKQDFKAKVTFLSQIRHPHLVTMIGFCTELRCIVFEYMHNGSLRDILLRDLLFASHISSKKRKRTLGWHDRIRIAVEICSGLGFLHMAKPRPIVHGRLSLSKILLDRNLVTKISGFGLSLSHSEQSVRSDIRAFGVLLMHLLTGRNWAGLGQAMNMDQAAVIRDLDEMAGHWPLDLAEKLAGLALTCMTSNRGPSRDLRLATVMEELNELKRNGDAIVARRRCEGMMDGDVEDSDTADVPSCFLCPISQEVMKNPHVAADGFSYELETIEEWLGMGHDTSPMTNLKLKHTVLTPNHTLRSLIQDWHNKRSLPPP from the exons ATGGATAGCCGAGCAGAGAAGGTCTATGTTGCAGTTGGGAATGATATTCAAGATGGGTTTAAGACCTTGGAGTGGACACTGAAGAAATGGAATTCTCAACTGATTTCCATAGTCATTCTCCATGTAGCTCATGATATTTCGAAGGATTTCATCTACACCCCAT TTGGGAAGCTCCCTGCAAGTTCTATGAATGATGAGAAACTGGAAGTTCTTATGAAATATGAGCAAAAAAAGACTGATAAGTTGCTGCGCAAGTACTTAGCATTCTGTGGCCAG GTGAAGGCTGAAATACTAACAGTAGAAAAATGTGAGCAACCAATTCATAAAGTCATCATGGATTTGATCTTGAGACACCAAATAACCAGACTGATTATGGGATTCACGTTCTTGAAGACTTCATCAACTTG GAGGATAAAGAGTGCAGTAAGTGCAGCATTTTACATTCATCATCACAAGCCGGATTTCTGCGAATTGTTCGTGATTTGTGGGGGAAGACTAGTTTTCCTTAGAGGAGAAAATGACAAAGGGACCATGGAGGATGATCAAGGTGTCATTGTTGCAAAACTGAGAGAAAAAGCCAGTTTCAAAGGTTGGTTAGCAAAAATGTTCAATGAAACCTCAGCAACTTCCCCAGATGGAACTACAGCAAATGCCAACTCCCCCACTAACTCACAAAACAGTTGGGAATGCCATGTCCAAGAAATTGAAGATTACTTCCAGCATTTGTTATCCTTGAAATTGGAAGAAGATTGTGAGCAGGAGAAAGATGATGTTCCAAACAATCCAATGGAATCTGACATG ATTGCTGCAGAAGACATGAAAACAAAGCTAAAGGAAGCTCAAGACATAATCGAGTTGAAAAGAAAGGAAGCCAGGGCCAATGCCGATAGACAAACTAAAGCACAATGGGCCATTAGTTTATGCAATTTTCGG GCTGAGGAACTTGAAGCACAAATAAAAGAAGAATTGAAAAATCGAGCAGAACTAAAGAAAACGCTAGACTGCGAAAAGGAACAGCTTCATGAAGTTGTGACGGACACTGGAGAGAGCAACAGTAGGCTAAATTCACTAATGGAGCTGCAATTTGAGCTCTCGAATAAGCTCCAAATAACCACATCGGCGAAATCAAATACCGAGTCCCAGCTAGAGATGGCCATAAGCACCCGGGAAGAGATGGTTAGAGAGATTGAGGAGTTGCGGCAGCATAGAGATGTTCTGCTTCGTAGAATAGAGTTTTGTAAAGAAAAGGATGTCATTGGAATGGTTGGAAGGCTCACTGATACGAGTTGTGGATTCAAGAAGTACACAGCTGAGGAGATCAGATTGGCTACAAACAATTTTTCAGAACGTTTGAGAATTAAACCAGGAGGGGATTGGAACACTACAATGTATAGAGGCCGCATTAACCATGCCACAGTTGCAATCAAGATCCTCAACTATGCTAAAGGAGAGTCTAAGCAAGATTTTAAAGCCAAG GTGACATTTCTTAGCCAAATAAGACACCCACATCTAGTAACTATGATTGGCTTCTGCACTGAGCTTAGGTGCATTGTGTTTGAATATATGCACAATGGTAGCTTGAGAGACATATTACTTAGGGATTTGTTGTTCGCCTCCCACATAAGCTCAAAGAAAAGAAAACGTACCCTTGGCTGGCACGACCGTATCCGTATTGCGGTGGAGATTTGCTCGGGTCTGGGCTTTCTTCACATGGCTAAGCCTAGACCCATTGTTCACGGACGACTATCTTTATCCAAAATCCTCCTAGATCGCAATCTCGTCACAAAAATCAGCGGTTTTGGGCTTTCGCTCAGCCATAGTGAGCAAAGTGTTAGATCGGACATTCGCGCTTTTGGGGTATTGTTGATGCATCTTTTAACAGGAAGGAATTGGGCTGGACTAGGCCAGGCGATGAACATGGACCAAGCAGCTGTGATTCGTGATCTAGATGAGATGGCTGGACATTGGCCTTTGGATTTGGCAGAGAAACTCGCCGGGTTAGCTTTAACTTGTATGACAAGTAACCGTGGACCGAGTCGGGATTTGAGGCTGGCCACAGTGATGGAAGAGCTCAATGAGCTGAAGAGAAATGGTGATGCTATTGTGGCAAGAAGAAGATGTGAAGGGATGATGGATGGAGATGTAGAAGATAGTGACACCGCTGATGTGCCTAGTTGTTTCCTCTGCCCCATTTCTCAG GAAGTGATGAAGAATCCACATGTGGCGGCCGATGGATTTTCGTATGAGCTTGAGACCATAGAGGAATGGCTAGGAATGGGGCATGATACATCTCCCATGACAAACCTCAAGCTCAAGCACACAGTTCTTACTCCTAATCACACCCTTCGTTCCCTAATTCAAGATTGGCATAATAAGAGGTCCCTTCCACCACCGTAG
- the LOC101313458 gene encoding putative U-box domain-containing protein 50-like, with protein sequence MEGQEEKVYVALGNQLQDGIKTLEWTLRKWRFQPISIVILHVTSRVSVRDYVSTPFGKLPASSVSDEKLKILRKLEQEKIYKILSTYIAFCGKVKAEILNVERYDDPIHMQILDLISGLRITKLVMGFLFMKSSSWKPKTVISGSFHIHQHKPESCELFIICGGKEVFLRGENDKRLSMEDDQGGMVAKMKDRISISLILGSMFGSRQSSPPSSTKNHSSSLENMQWESYVQEIEIYLQQLCSTLDEEDLREQESDISQQASPTDAIVLELNGNPNLSIAEKFESLKFKVREAHQRLQLKKKEVQASVDRRLKAEWAISLCKHRAEELEVLIKEEAKKRIEMKKEQDRDKDFLHEVKTDIEESKNKLSSLIQLRPELSHRLHISKMAKARMEAQLENDITTRAEMVREIDELRRERDVFQRRIEFCKEKVGVAGRSGSDQVSCCLREYTTEEIKLATDDYSGSLLFKTGSGRSTTVYKGRINHDRVAIKLKLINSDDGLPREDFQAKVKLISHIRHPHLLAMMGYCSELNCIVYEYMHNGTLQDVLFSSSKNSGKGCRVLTWYDRIRIATEICSAVCYIHEARPRPIIHGYLSPSKIFLDRNFVAKVGGFGLNQSYYDESHVGWDIRAFGVLTMNLLIGRNPVDDMNMTSLVRALDETAGPWPLDLAQKLAGLVSRCLSVNDRPNVNLKMMTIMEELDVIKKKADDLVARVKIDGGVQGEVCNDVPSVFLCPIYQEVMKDPHVAADGFSYEREAIGEWLRMGRDTSPMTNLQLKHTILVPNRTLRHLIQDWHCKRSMRYP encoded by the exons ATGGAAGGTCAAGAAGAGAAGGTTTATGTTGCACTTGGGAACCAGCTGCAGGATGGTATCAAGACTTTGGAGTGGACTTTGAGGAAGTGGAGATTTCAGCCAATTTCGATTGTAATCCTTCATGTAACCAGCAGGGTTTCTGTCAGAGATTATGTTTCTACTCCAT TTGGGAAGCTGCCTGCAAGTTCTGTGAGTGATGAGAAACTGAAGATTTTGAGGAAGCTTGAGCAAGAAAAGATTTACAAAATCCTTTCCACTTACATAGCTTTTTGTGGCAAG GTGAAGGCTGAGATACTCAACGTGGAGAGATATGATGATCCTATTCATATGCAAATCCTAGATTTGATTTCGGGACTTCGTATAACCAAATTGGTGATGGGATTTTTGTTCATGAAATCTTCTTCATG GAAACCAAAAACCGTAATCAGTGGATCATTTCACATCCATCAGCACAAGCCGGAGTCTTGTGAATTGTTCATAATATGTGGCGGAAAGGAGGTGTTTCTAAGAGGCGAAAACGATAAGAGATTATCAATGGAAGATGATCAAGGAGGCATGGTTGCAAAAATGAAAGACAGGATCAGTATCAGTCTTATCTTAGGAAGTATGTTCGGAAGTCGTCAAAGCTCACCTCCCTCATCAACAAAAAATCATTCATCAAGCTTGGAAAATATGCAGTGGGAAAGTTATGTTCAAGAAATTGAAATTTACTTGCAGCAGTTGTGTTCAACTTTGGATGAAGAGGATCTTCGTGAACAAGAAAGTGATATTTCTCAACAAGCTAGTCCAACAGATGCCATAGTACTGGAACTTAATGGAAACCCGAATTTG AGCATTGCAGAAAAATTTGAGTCCCTTAAATTTAAAGTACGAGAAGCTCATCAGAGATTACAGTTGAAAAAGAAAGAAGTCCAGGCAAGTGTTGATAGGCGTCTCAAAGCCGAATGGGCCATTAGTTTATGCAAACACCGG GCTGAAGAGTTGGAGGTTCTAATAAAGGAAGAGGCCAAGAAGAGAATAGAAATGAAGAAAGAACAAGACAGAGATAAAGATTTCCTCCATGAAGTAAAAACCGATATTGAAGAAAGCAAGAACAAGCTCAGCTCACTCATACAGCTTCGACCAGAGCTTTCACACAGGCTCCATATTTCCAAAATGGCAAAAGCACGCATGGAGGCCCAGCTAGAGAACGACATAACAACTCGTGCAGAAATGGTTCGAGAAATCGACGAGTTGCGACGAGAAAGAGACGTTTTTCAGCGGAGGATTGAATTTTGCAAAGAGAAAGTAGGAGTGGCAGGGAGGTCTGGTAGTGATCAAGTGAGCTGCTGTCTGAGGGAGTACACAACTGAAGAGATAAAATTGGCCACTGATGACTATTCAGGGAGTTTGTTGTTTAAAACGGGAAGTGGTAGAAGCACCACTGTTTATAAAGGGCGTATCAACCATGACAGAGTTGCTATCAAACTAAAACTTATCAACTCGGATGATGGACTGCCCCGAGAAGATTTTCAAGCCAAG GTGAAGCTCATCAGCCACATTAGGCACCCTCATCTGCTTGCCATGATGGGCTACTGCTCCGAGCTAAACTGCATTGTCTATGAGTACATGCACAACGGTACCCTACAAGATGTCTTATTTTCCTCATCCAAAAACTCCGGAAAGGGATGCCGGGTTTTGACGTGGTATGACCGCATTCGCATTGCAACTGAGATCTGCTCCGCCGTGTGCTATATCCACGAAGCTCGACCCAGGCCCATTATCCATGGGTACCTAAGCCCATCCAAGATCTTCCTCGATCGCAACTTCGTTGCGAAAGTCGGTGGGTTTGGGCTCAACCAAAGCTACTACGACGAAAGCCATGTGGGCTGGGACATACGGGCTTTTGGGGTTTTGACTATGAATCTTCTAATAGGGAGGAATCCCGTTGACGATATGAATATGACAAGTCTGGTCCGGGCTTTAGATGAGACTGCTGGGCCTTGGCCGTTGGACTTGGCTCAGAAACTTGCAGGCTTGGTATCACGGTGTTTATCCGTAAACGATAGGCCCAATGTGAATTTGAAAATGATGACAATCATGGAAGAGCTTGATGTAATTAAGAAAAAGGCTGATGATTTAGTTGCAAGAGTTAAGATTGATGGAGGAGTTCAAGGAGAAGTTTGCAATGATGTCCCAAGTGTCTTCCTCTGCCCCATCTATCAG GAAGTAATGAAGGATCCACATGTGGCCGCAGATGGATTCTCATATGAGCGGGAAGCCATTGGAGAATGGTTGCGAATGGGACGTGATACATCGCCAATGACAAATCTACAACTTAAGCACACAATTCTTGTCCCTAATCGTACCCTTCGTCATCTTATTCAAGATTGGCATTGTAAAAGATCGATGCGATATCCATAA